One region of Fervidobacterium sp. genomic DNA includes:
- the pyrE gene encoding orotate phosphoribosyltransferase — protein sequence MERIIEILKKTEALLEGHFILSSGLHSSNYVQCAKVFEYPSYGEEVGRMVAQKIKELSIDCTVVIGPALGGVIVAYEVAKFLGVRSMFTEREDNVMKLRRGFEIYPTDKVIIVEDVVTTGRSTLEVFDVVKSYGASVVGFASIINRSGKENPFENTGKPYAWLVRFDFPTYDAQHCPFCKDGIPAIKPGSRKII from the coding sequence ATGGAAAGAATAATAGAAATACTCAAAAAGACTGAGGCACTTTTGGAAGGACATTTTATATTATCATCGGGACTTCATTCATCAAATTACGTTCAATGCGCGAAAGTTTTTGAATATCCGAGCTATGGTGAAGAAGTAGGAAGAATGGTAGCTCAAAAGATAAAAGAATTAAGTATTGACTGTACAGTTGTTATTGGACCGGCACTTGGTGGGGTTATTGTTGCTTACGAAGTGGCAAAATTTCTTGGTGTGAGAAGTATGTTTACTGAGAGAGAAGACAATGTGATGAAATTAAGAAGGGGATTTGAAATTTACCCAACTGATAAAGTTATAATTGTGGAAGACGTTGTCACGACAGGAAGATCCACCTTGGAAGTTTTTGACGTTGTTAAAAGTTACGGTGCAAGTGTGGTTGGATTTGCAAGTATCATCAACCGTTCTGGAAAAGAAAATCCCTTTGAAAATACTGGAAAGCCTTACGCATGGCTTGTGAGATTTGATTTCCCAACCTACGATGCACAACACTGTCCATTTTGTAAAGACGGTATTCCTGCCATCAAACCGGGAAGTAGAAAAATAATATAA